The following nucleotide sequence is from Candidatus Schekmanbacteria bacterium.
CTTGAAGATTCCTGCTGGCAGTCACGCCATGCTTATTGGGGTTCACATCTTCCTGCTATGCTTCCCACTCTGACGGGAAGAGAATATATCGGCGGACCCATACCTCAATATTTTATGATACATCACTATGCAAGTTTTCAGGACGGCTTTTTTTGCGGCAAGTATCTCGAGGATTACAAAAAGGAAGAATTCCTTGAGAAGATTGACCTTTACAATATCAAATGGATTGTTGCATTCACCCCTTATTCGAGAAACTTTCTCGCTAAGTTTGATGATTCGATTCACCTGATTGATAGGATTGACAAATTTTATCTTTATGAAGTTGTCCGAAGCCCGAACTTTTTCCTCAAAGGCAGCGGCAAAGTAAGGGCAACATATAATCATATCTATCTGTCCGAATTGACAGAGGGAGAAGACATCGTAATAAAATATCACTGGATAAAAACCCTTAAAACCTCTCCGCCGAGAAAGTTGATTGAATTCAGGGTCAAAGACGATCCTGTCCCATTTATAAAAATCGAGAATGTTCCTTCAGAAATCGAGATTTATAATGCATATTAGTCAGAAGGAATATAGCATTATTATTGCAGTTTTTGGGAAATGTGTTTCACTATGATAATTTAATGATATCTAAAGATTCATATAGGAAGGATGCTTATGAATATTTTTGAAGAAGCAAGCAAACGTCTTGAAAAAGCTCTTCAACATATTGAAGTAAGCGATGATGTATTTGAAAAATTGAGGCATCCGAAAGCATCTCTGGAAGTTTCGATTCCTGTGCGTATGGATAATGGCGAATTGAGAACCTTTGGTGGTTTTAGGGTTATTTATGATGATACGAGAGGTCCTGCAAAGGGTGGAATCCGCTATCATCCTTCTGCTTCGCTTGATGAAGTGAAAGCCCTTGCCTTTTGGATGACATTCAAGTGTGCCGCGGCAAACATTCCCTTTGGAGGAGCAAAGGGTGGTGTTGTCGTTGACCCAAAAAAACTTTCTAAAGCAGAACTTGAACGACTGAGCCGCGGCTACATCGATGCTATTGCCGACTTCATAGGTCCTGACAGGGATATTCCAGCTCCTGATGTTTATACAAATGCAATGATTATGGGATGGATGGCAGACCAGTATAATATAATAAAGCGTGCCAAGGTGCCGGCTGTGATTACAGGAAAACCCCTTGAGCTTGGAGGTAGTTTGGGAAGAGAAGAAGCGACTGGAAGAGGCGCCTATTACATAATACGGGAAATGATCAAAAATGAAGGCAAGTCGCCTTCAGATGTAAAAATAGCAGTGCAGGGCTTTGGCAATGCCGGCTATAATGTGGCGGATTTGTTGTATAATGATGGATTCAAGATAGTTGCTATAAGCGATTCGCAGGGAGGAATTTATTCCGAAGATGGTCTTGTTCCAAAGGATATAAAGAGGTTCAAGAATGAAACAAAAAAACTCGAAGCAGTTTATTGTGAAGAGTCAGTTTGCCGCATACAGGAACACGAGAATATAACAAATACCGATTTGCTTGAACTTGATGTCGATGTGCTAATTCCTGCTGCGCTTGAAAATCAGATTACCTCAACTAACGCTTCTCGTATAAAGGCAAAGACAATAGTGGAGGTAGCAAACGGCCCTGTAACAAACGAAGCTGATGAGATTTTAAAGGAAAAGGGCATTCCTGTTGTGCCTGACATTATTGCCAATTCAGGAGGTGTGATTGTAAGCTACTTTGAATGGGTGCAAAACCGAAACGGCTATTATTGGACTTTGGATAAGGTAAACGCTATGCTCGAAAAGATGATAACCTCCGAATATAAGAAAATAGTAGATATTGCCTCATCGAAAAAGATAAACCTCCGCACAGCCGCCTATGTCCACGCTCTTTCGAGAATCGCCGGCGCCATCGAAGCCAAAGGCACTAGGGATTTCTTTAAGAAATAAGAGGATGAAATTTTGTTTTATTGTTTCTTACCTCTAAATTTTATATCGGAGTATTGCTGTCCAAGATAAATTAGGATCAAAAATCTACCCCTTATAAAACAATCATTTTAGACAGATTTTTCGCGATTTCAAAATCATCTCCTACTTTTTTTAAAATTCATTCTGCTCTCCAATCAAGTAAACTTTAAAGAAAGTTGTTCTACATTTTCCACAATGGGCGGTGGTTGGTAAGGATACTTTTTTAGATCTTTTAAAAAAATGAATTCTATTCTGTTATGATAATGGATTACTA
It contains:
- a CDS encoding Glu/Leu/Phe/Val dehydrogenase, which codes for MLMNIFEEASKRLEKALQHIEVSDDVFEKLRHPKASLEVSIPVRMDNGELRTFGGFRVIYDDTRGPAKGGIRYHPSASLDEVKALAFWMTFKCAAANIPFGGAKGGVVVDPKKLSKAELERLSRGYIDAIADFIGPDRDIPAPDVYTNAMIMGWMADQYNIIKRAKVPAVITGKPLELGGSLGREEATGRGAYYIIREMIKNEGKSPSDVKIAVQGFGNAGYNVADLLYNDGFKIVAISDSQGGIYSEDGLVPKDIKRFKNETKKLEAVYCEESVCRIQEHENITNTDLLELDVDVLIPAALENQITSTNASRIKAKTIVEVANGPVTNEADEILKEKGIPVVPDIIANSGGVIVSYFEWVQNRNGYYWTLDKVNAMLEKMITSEYKKIVDIASSKKINLRTAAYVHALSRIAGAIEAKGTRDFFKK